The Henckelia pumila isolate YLH828 chromosome 2, ASM3356847v2, whole genome shotgun sequence genome includes a window with the following:
- the LOC140880907 gene encoding lysophospholipid acyltransferase LPEAT1 isoform X2 — MESELKILSPKPIELPPEPVGDDRPLLKPEPKIAQPNILSTEELEKKYAAFARHDVYGTMGMGELPWTEKILLALGLVLLLPLRVVAGTTILVIYYLICRVCTAFMAPNREDGQEDYAHMGGWRRAVIMQSGRFLTRSMLFVFGFYRICERTAGNQVDGQLNHETVTTDQKDEFERPGAIVSNHVSYVDILFHMSSSFPSFVAKRSVAKLPLVGLISKCLGCVYVQRELKSSDFKGVSAVVNERIREAHQNEFAPKFMLFPEGTTTNGDYILPFKSGAFLAKAPVLPVILRYPYQRFSPAWDSISGVRHLIYLLCQFVNYIDVTKLPVYCPSEQEKEDPKLYAENVRKLMAHEGNLILSDIGLAEKRTYHAALNGLFCQQ, encoded by the exons ATGGAGTCGGAGCTTAAAATCCTATCGCCTAAGCCCATTGAACTGCCACCGGAACCCGTGGGCGACGACCGCCCACTCCTTAAACCCGAACCAAAAATCGCGCAGCCGAACATCCTGAGCACCGAAGAGTTGGAGAAAAAGTATGCCGCATTTGCGCGGCACGATGTGTACGGGACAATGGGGATGGGGGAGCTACCCTGGACAGAGAAAATTTTGCTTGCGCTGGGCCTGGTTTTATTGCTTCCCCTGAGAGTGGTGGCTGGAACGACGATTTTGGTGATTTATTACTTGATTTGTAGGGTTTGTACGGCGTTTATGGCGCCCAACAGAGAGGATGGGCAGGAGGATTATGCCCATATGGGGGGTTGGCGAAGGGCTGTGATTATGCAGAGTGGGAGATTTTTGACGCGGTCTATGCTTTTTGTTTTTGGGTTCTATAGGATTTGTGAAAGAACAGCGGGTAATCAGGTTGATGGGCAGTTAAACCATGAG ACGGTAACTACGGATCAAAAGGATGAGTTTGAAAGGCCTGGGGCCATCGTATCAAATCATGTATCTTATGTTGATATTCTATTCCACATGTCTTCCTCTTTCCCAAGCTTCGTTGCAAAG AGGTCCGTGGCCAAACTTCCTCTCGTTGGTCTTATCAG CAAGTGTCTTGGTTGTGTCTATGTTCAGAGAGAGTTGAAATCATCAGACTTCAAGGGTGTCTCAG CTGTTGTAAATGAAAGAATTCGGGAAGCTCATCAGAATGAGTTTGCTCCAAAGTTTATGCTTTTTCCAG AAGGCACAACTACAAATGGAGATTACATCCTTCCATTTAAATCTGGTGCATTTTTGGCAAAAGCTCCTGTACTTCCTGTTATATTAAGATATCCCTATCAGAGATTTAGTCCTGCATGGGACAGTATTTCAGGG GTTCGCCACTTAATTTATCTTCTCTGTCAGTTTGTAAATTACATTGACGTGACGAAATTACCTGTTTATTGCCCCTCGGAACAAGAAAAGGAAGATCCTAAGCTTTATGCCGAGAATGTTCGAAAGCTAATGGCTCACGAG GGTAATTTGATTCTTTCAGATATTGGTCTGGCAGAGAAACGCACTTATCATGCTGCTCTAAATG GTTTGTTTTGTCAACAATAA
- the LOC140880907 gene encoding lysophospholipid acyltransferase LPEAT1 isoform X1 produces MESELKILSPKPIELPPEPVGDDRPLLKPEPKIAQPNILSTEELEKKYAAFARHDVYGTMGMGELPWTEKILLALGLVLLLPLRVVAGTTILVIYYLICRVCTAFMAPNREDGQEDYAHMGGWRRAVIMQSGRFLTRSMLFVFGFYRICERTAGNQVDGQLNHETVTTDQKDEFERPGAIVSNHVSYVDILFHMSSSFPSFVAKRSVAKLPLVGLISKCLGCVYVQRELKSSDFKGVSAVVNERIREAHQNEFAPKFMLFPEGTTTNGDYILPFKSGAFLAKAPVLPVILRYPYQRFSPAWDSISGVRHLIYLLCQFVNYIDVTKLPVYCPSEQEKEDPKLYAENVRKLMAHEGNLILSDIGLAEKRTYHAALNGNISMPTVLHQKDD; encoded by the exons ATGGAGTCGGAGCTTAAAATCCTATCGCCTAAGCCCATTGAACTGCCACCGGAACCCGTGGGCGACGACCGCCCACTCCTTAAACCCGAACCAAAAATCGCGCAGCCGAACATCCTGAGCACCGAAGAGTTGGAGAAAAAGTATGCCGCATTTGCGCGGCACGATGTGTACGGGACAATGGGGATGGGGGAGCTACCCTGGACAGAGAAAATTTTGCTTGCGCTGGGCCTGGTTTTATTGCTTCCCCTGAGAGTGGTGGCTGGAACGACGATTTTGGTGATTTATTACTTGATTTGTAGGGTTTGTACGGCGTTTATGGCGCCCAACAGAGAGGATGGGCAGGAGGATTATGCCCATATGGGGGGTTGGCGAAGGGCTGTGATTATGCAGAGTGGGAGATTTTTGACGCGGTCTATGCTTTTTGTTTTTGGGTTCTATAGGATTTGTGAAAGAACAGCGGGTAATCAGGTTGATGGGCAGTTAAACCATGAG ACGGTAACTACGGATCAAAAGGATGAGTTTGAAAGGCCTGGGGCCATCGTATCAAATCATGTATCTTATGTTGATATTCTATTCCACATGTCTTCCTCTTTCCCAAGCTTCGTTGCAAAG AGGTCCGTGGCCAAACTTCCTCTCGTTGGTCTTATCAG CAAGTGTCTTGGTTGTGTCTATGTTCAGAGAGAGTTGAAATCATCAGACTTCAAGGGTGTCTCAG CTGTTGTAAATGAAAGAATTCGGGAAGCTCATCAGAATGAGTTTGCTCCAAAGTTTATGCTTTTTCCAG AAGGCACAACTACAAATGGAGATTACATCCTTCCATTTAAATCTGGTGCATTTTTGGCAAAAGCTCCTGTACTTCCTGTTATATTAAGATATCCCTATCAGAGATTTAGTCCTGCATGGGACAGTATTTCAGGG GTTCGCCACTTAATTTATCTTCTCTGTCAGTTTGTAAATTACATTGACGTGACGAAATTACCTGTTTATTGCCCCTCGGAACAAGAAAAGGAAGATCCTAAGCTTTATGCCGAGAATGTTCGAAAGCTAATGGCTCACGAG GGTAATTTGATTCTTTCAGATATTGGTCTGGCAGAGAAACGCACTTATCATGCTGCTCTAAATGGTAATATTAGCATGCCTACTGTTTTGCATCAGAAAGACGATTGA
- the LOC140881146 gene encoding ricin B-like lectin R40G3: MDFPHGRHHEPQHGRHRREEEQQDYPPPPFYGDQPPPPFYGLNEPPPRYNQPSEVHHTSHVGGQDSYRPPPPQFSNDYDPPPYASADDRHQHHPHKPHFPSSDHHETPHHGGGGIAGKPSVKLYSKAETNFALTIRDGKVILAPSDPSDPHQHWIKEEKYSTKVKDEEGFPSFALINKATGQAMKHAIGATHPVQLTPYNPDTVDESILWTESKDLGDGYRTIRMVNNIKLNVDAFNGDANHGGVHDGTTIVLWEWKKGDNQRWKIASH, translated from the exons ATGGATTTCCCCCACGGACGCCACCACGAGCCGCAGCACGGCCGTCACCGGAGAGAGGAAGAACAGCAAGACTACCCGCCGCCTCCATTCTACGGGGACCAGCCACCTCCTCCCTTTTACGGTCTCAACGAGCCGCCGCCGCGGTACAATCAGCCGTCCGAAGTCCATCACACCTCGCACGTCGGTGGGCAGGATTCTTACCGTCCTCCGCCTCCACAGTTTTCCAATGACTACGATCCACCGCCCTACGCGTCTGCGGATGATCGGCACCAACACCACCCTCATAAGCCCCACTTCCCGTCGTCGGATCACCACGAAACCCCCCACCACGGGGGTGGCGGGATCGCTGGAAAACCCTCTGTTAAGCTGTATAGCAAGGCGGAGACTAACTTCGCTTTGACCATTCGTGATGGAAAAGTTATTCTCGCTCCTTCCGATCCATCTGACCCTCATCAG CACTGGATCAAAGAGGAGAAGTACAGTACTAAAGTGAAAGATGAAGAAGGATTCCCCAGCTTTGCTTTGATCAACAAAGCCACTGGACAGGCGATGAAGCACGCTATTGGTGCTACCCATCCA GTCCAGTTAACCCCTTACAATCCTGATACCGTTGATGAATCCATTTTGTGGACTGAAAGCAAAGACTTAGGGGACGGCTACCGAACAATAAGGATGGTTAACAACATTAAGCTCAATGTAGATGCCTTCAATGGCGATGCAAATCATGGCGGTGTTCATGATGGCACCACAATTGTTCTTTGGGAATGGAAAAAGGGTGACAATCAAAGGTGGAAGATCGCTTCCCACT GA
- the LOC140883618 gene encoding uncharacterized protein isoform X2: protein MNWIQRKIYLYNVTFGLYMLDWWERYLFNTLVLVLMWFIFYNSSRYVTDFCRRHLQ from the exons ATGAACTGGATTCAACGCAAGATCTATCTTTACAACGTCACTTTCGGCCTCTATATGTTGGATTGGTGGGAGCGATATCTTTTCA ATACGCTGGTACTTGTGTTAATGTGGTTCATCTTCTACAACAGTTCTCGATACGTCACTGATTTCTGCCGAAG GCATCTGCAATGA
- the LOC140883618 gene encoding uncharacterized protein isoform X1 has translation MNWIQRKIYLYNVTFGLYMLDWWERYLFNTLVLVLMWFIFYNSSRYVTDFCRSSACDFFSIPMFQILP, from the exons ATGAACTGGATTCAACGCAAGATCTATCTTTACAACGTCACTTTCGGCCTCTATATGTTGGATTGGTGGGAGCGATATCTTTTCA ATACGCTGGTACTTGTGTTAATGTGGTTCATCTTCTACAACAGTTCTCGATACGTCACTGATTTCTGCCGAAG CTCTGCATGTGACTTCTTCAGCATTCCCATGTTTCAAATTCTGCCATAG
- the LOC140882988 gene encoding protein SICKLE-like produces the protein MEESEKRRERLKAMRMQAAEADISIDSEGSGIVSRSLSNPLIENELAPSTAEQYSRPRFDYYTDPLSAFSADKRRSNFSHQVSHGYSSMPPNTTSSPGQRPTQAPGDGQSSSLRSSSLRNPIGVAGPLGKPEGNTSNTLGGSYSSLNYNYPPNMPDVNFPNSGVGRGDAPHAVHGWGRGGRYSNSPRPQLQYLHGSPNMLDVNFPNSGVGKGDSPHAVHGWGRGGGYSNSPRPQLQSHHGSPNMLDVDFPNSGVGGGDSPHAVHGWGRGGRYSNIPRPQLHSHHDSRHGTGRYSDWGRVRGRSPGLGPSARRGNSQDPVSAELRPDLYYDEEMFEDPWKGMTPVIWKGPNSDRSWLPKFLSFKKARPSPEASHKSVSQPSLAEYLATLNDTVNDPTHEEHEQSEVRES, from the exons ATGGAGGAATCAGAGAAAAGAAGGGAAAGACTGAAAGCTATGCGAATGCAAGCTGCTGAAGCAGATATTAGTATTGACTCTGAGGGTTCTGGAATCGTATCTCGTAGTCTATCCAACCCTCTGATTGAAAATGAACTTGCTCCTTCAACTGCAGAACAATATTCTCGTCCGAGATTTGATTATTATACAGACCCTTTGTCAGCTTTTTCTGCAGACAAAAGGAGAAGTAATTTCTCCCATCAGGTCTCGCATGGATATTCCAGCATGCCTCCAA ACACGACTTCATCCCCTGGACAGAGGCCAACCCAAGCACCTGGAGACGGTCAGAGTTCCTCTCTCAGAAGTTCCTCTCTCAGAAATCCAATAGGAGTAGCAGGCCCTTTGGGCAAACCTGAAGGAAATACTTCAAATACTTTGGGTGGATCATACAGTAGCTTAAACTATAACTATCCGCCAAATATGCCAGATGTTAACTTTCCAAATTCAGGCGTTGGCCGGGGAGATGCTCCACATGCTGTTCATGGCTGGGGCAGGGGTGGTAGATACAGCAACAGTCCCCGCCCTCAACTCCAGTATCTCCATGGTTCACCAAATATGCTAGATGTTAACTTTCCAAATTCAGGTGTTGGCAAAGGAGATTCTCCTCATGCTGTTCATGGTTGGGGCAGGGGTGGTGGATACAGCAACAGTCCCCGCCCTCAACTCCAGTCCCACCATGGTTCGCCAAATATGCTAGATGTTGACTTTCCAAATTCAGGTGTCGGTGGAGGAGATTCTCCTCATGCTGTTCATGGTTGGGGCAGGGGTGGTAGATACAGCAACATCCCCCGCCCCCAACTCCACTCCCACCATGATTCGCGACATGGTACCGGCCGTTATTCTGATTGGGGAAGAGTCAGGGGTCGGTCACCAGGTTTGGGACCAAGTGCTAGGAGAGGAAATTCGCAGGATCCTGTTTCAGCAGAATTGCGTCCAGACTTGTATTACGATGAAGAAATGTTTGAAGATCCATGGAAAGGGATGACTCCTGTTATTTGGAAGGGCCCAAATTCTGATCGTTCCTGGCTTCCGAAATTTCTTAGCTTCAAGAAAGCCAGACCCTCCCCTGAAGCGTCACACAAGTCAGTTTCACAACCAAGCCTTGCCGAATACCTTGCCACATTGAATGATACTGTTAACGACCCAACACATGAAGAGCATGAGCAATCAGAAGTTAGGGAATCATAA
- the LOC140884724 gene encoding uncharacterized protein, which translates to MCMSMMVNHSMRKLCPNLDKEDGLETVLEVPIPEEMFDKMGSNAALRWHNMRNLMRAHHRSIADKSSVAAVNPSAAASSSSTNDQFMLLLKLVGSAFIPYQVQLDRAVTMPIKDGSIEASTAKYIVQQYLAATGGVAALNAVNSMYAVGQVKMVVASDVEQSIDNAKRSWEAGGFVLWQKNPDLWFLELVVSGFKISAGSDGKIAWSQSSTNSNASRGPPRPLRRFFQGLDPRSTANLFLNAVCIGEKTIKNEDCFLLKLDTSSDILKAQSTPNTEIVHHTIWGYFSQRTGLLIQFEDTKLIRMKAAKGDDSVFYETSMESSLQDYRYVDGINIAHSGKTAATLYRYGKTLNRRWKLEESWKIEEVDFNICGLSLDYFLPPADVKKEHENDENGM; encoded by the exons ATGTGCATGAGCATGATGGTGAATCATTCGATGAGAAAGCTGTGTCCAAATCTTGACAAAGAAGATGGTCTGGAGACGGTGCTGGAGGTTCCCATTCCGGAGGAGATGTTTGATAAAATGGGCAGCAACGCCGCCCTCCGCTGGCACAACATGCGCAATCTCATGCGAGCCCACCACCGCAGCATCGCCGACAAGTCATCTGTGGCGGCGGTGAATCCATCGGCCGCGGCCTCATCTTCCTCCACCAATGATCAGTTCATGCTCTTGCTCAAGCTCGTTGGCTCTGCTTTCATTCCTTATCAAGTCCAGTTGGATCGCGCTGTCACAATGCCAATCAAAGATGGCTCCATT GAAGCGTCGACCGCGAAATACATCGTACAGCAATATCTAGCAGCAACAGGAGGGGTGGCTGCACTTAACGCTGTAAATAGTATGTATGCCGTGGGGCAAGTGAAAATGGTGGTGGCATCTGACGTTGAGCAAAGTATTGACAACGCTAAACGAAGTTGGGAGGCGGGCGGGTTCGTGCTATGGCAGAAGAATCCTGATTTATGGTTCCTAGAATTGGTCGTTTCGGGGTTCAAAATCAGTGCCGGTAGTGATGGGAAAATTGCATGGAGTCAGTCCTCTACGAATTCAAATGCTTCCAGAGGTCCACCAAGACCCCTTCGAAGGTTCTTCCAG GGTTTGGACCCAAGATCCACAGCCAACTTATTCTTAAACGCGGTTTGCATTGGGGAGAAAACCATCAAGAACGAAGATTGTTTTCTACTGAAACTCGACACGAGCTCAGACATCCTCAAAGCACAGAGCACGCCGAACACGGAGATCGTCCATCACACAATATGGGGATACTTTAGTCAAAGAACAGGCTTGTTGATCCAATTTGAGGATACAAAGTTGATTAGAATGAAAGCTGCCAAAGGAGATGACAGTGTGTTCTATGAAACGAGCATGGAATCATCGCTGCAAGATTACAGATACGTTGATGGAATCAACATCGCACATAGCGGAAAGACCGCTGCAACGTTGTATAGATATGGAAAGACATTGAATAGAAGATGGAAATTGGAGGAGAGTTGGAAGATTGAAGAGGTTGATTTTAACATTTGCGGGTTGTCATTGGATTACTTCTTGCCGCCAGCTGATGTCAAGAAAGAACATGAAAACGATGAGAATGGAATGTGA